In the Nitrospirales bacterium LBB_01 genome, one interval contains:
- a CDS encoding methyltransferase domain-containing protein produces MRKAHLEYLRCPECRGTLDIQQVDESVGHKIKEGTLRCNGCGGVYQIIRFIPRFVPIDNYAASFGFEWNRHPKTLLDSYTGLKITEERFFNETKWERNLQNETILEIGSGAGRYTEIALTTGAFIVSIDYSNAVEANYATHGDRENLLIVQGDIYNLPVRRDFFDKLLCIGVLQHTPDVRGAFLALPPCLKPGGRLTIDIYCKFDKWYKDLLMTKYYIRPVTTRLSPETLYKFCEKYVNFLYPITGMFHKLTGISSRKLSLIFSMADYRGIYNLSESVLKEWAVLDTFDFLSAAYDNPLNLEQVRALFKEADLDDVEIHYGYNGIEGRGKRKASPGH; encoded by the coding sequence GTGAGAAAAGCACATTTAGAGTATTTACGCTGTCCAGAGTGCAGGGGCACTCTGGACATCCAGCAAGTGGATGAAAGTGTTGGACATAAAATTAAAGAGGGTACACTTCGGTGTAATGGCTGTGGAGGGGTGTATCAGATAATCAGATTTATTCCTCGCTTTGTACCTATTGACAACTATGCCGCCAGTTTTGGCTTTGAATGGAACAGGCATCCAAAGACGCTGTTGGATTCCTACACAGGGCTTAAGATAACTGAGGAGAGGTTTTTTAACGAGACAAAGTGGGAGAGAAATCTCCAAAATGAAACCATATTGGAGATTGGCTCAGGGGCCGGGCGTTACACAGAGATTGCGCTTACAACCGGAGCGTTTATCGTATCAATTGATTACAGTAACGCTGTTGAGGCTAATTATGCCACTCACGGTGACAGGGAGAATCTTCTTATTGTGCAGGGGGACATATATAATCTACCTGTTAGAAGGGATTTTTTTGATAAATTGCTGTGTATCGGAGTCCTTCAGCACACACCGGATGTCAGGGGAGCGTTTCTTGCTTTGCCTCCATGCTTAAAACCGGGTGGGCGACTGACGATTGACATTTACTGTAAGTTTGATAAGTGGTACAAAGACCTTCTCATGACAAAGTATTACATTCGGCCTGTTACGACGCGTCTTTCGCCTGAGACACTGTACAAATTTTGCGAAAAGTACGTTAATTTCCTATATCCGATAACCGGTATGTTTCACAAACTAACAGGAATAAGCAGCAGAAAACTCAGCCTAATCTTTAGTATGGCTGACTACAGGGGGATATATAATCTCAGCGAGAGTGTATTAAAGGAATGGGCGGTGTTGGATACGTTTGACTTTCTCTCGGCAGCCTACGATAATCCGCTTAACTTAGAGCAGGTAAGAGCGCTTTTTAAAGAAGCAGACCTTGACGATGTGGAAATCCACTACGGTTATAACGGAATAGAAGGACGCGGTAAGAGGAAAGCATCACCCGGTCATTGA
- a CDS encoding type II/IV secretion system protein, translated as MSTEKPSKPQRLTMDFVVNALLAQRIISKEQAQTISKEYEIRRMRLQKVLDSTLAGKSGSVREIVSPAEVIASYELEMLETPGKLINEDVITEALAKEIPMPYKKLDPLKLDLAVVTGHVPRPFALKYTLTPIEETGDTVVIALADPFNMEGIDSLKQLKKLKPQLVLSSRTDIIKIVREFFGFHSSVAAANAQLKPTSDLGNLEQYVKMKGQGEIEVTDSHVINAVEYLMQYAFDQRASDIHIEPKRDKSVVRLRIDGVMHYVHSMPKPVHAPVTSRLKMMSRMDITERRRPQDGRIKTTYKNKELELRVSTLPVAFGEKIVIRIFDPDVLMQTVENLGFYPKEYQQYSSFLSRPNGIIMVTGPTGSGKTTTLYSSLRALSSPEVNIITIEDPIEMVLEEFNQVGVQAGIGVTFANILRTVLRQDPDIIMVGEIRDKETADNAIQSALTGHLVLSTLHTNDAPSTITRLLDLGIQAFLISSTIIGVVAQRLVRKICQHCKRERRMISDEIDYLQLKPGNYLVHYGEGCVECRGTGYMGRTAIFEIMELTEKFKLILTPNADAADLYKAARADGMVTLRESAVRKMLDGVTTYEEVVSMTG; from the coding sequence ATGAGTACCGAGAAACCCTCAAAACCTCAGCGTCTTACGATGGATTTTGTAGTTAATGCGCTCCTTGCTCAGCGTATAATCAGCAAAGAGCAAGCTCAAACTATTTCCAAAGAGTATGAAATCAGACGGATGCGTCTCCAGAAAGTTCTTGACTCTACTTTGGCGGGAAAATCCGGCAGCGTACGTGAGATAGTCTCCCCTGCCGAGGTGATTGCGTCTTACGAGCTTGAAATGCTGGAAACTCCCGGGAAACTCATTAACGAGGATGTAATAACAGAGGCATTAGCTAAGGAAATACCAATGCCTTACAAGAAACTTGACCCATTAAAACTTGACCTTGCCGTTGTAACCGGACACGTGCCGCGCCCATTTGCGCTTAAATACACACTGACCCCTATTGAGGAAACCGGAGACACTGTTGTCATAGCTCTTGCCGATCCATTTAATATGGAGGGCATAGACAGCTTAAAGCAGTTGAAGAAACTAAAACCGCAGTTGGTGTTAAGTTCCCGCACAGATATAATTAAAATAGTGCGTGAGTTTTTCGGGTTTCATTCCTCCGTAGCCGCAGCAAACGCCCAACTGAAACCAACCAGCGATTTGGGCAATCTTGAGCAGTATGTGAAAATGAAGGGACAAGGTGAGATAGAGGTGACCGATTCGCATGTAATTAACGCAGTTGAATATCTGATGCAGTATGCCTTTGACCAGAGGGCAAGCGATATTCACATTGAACCCAAGCGGGATAAGTCAGTGGTAAGGCTTCGGATAGACGGCGTTATGCACTATGTGCACTCAATGCCAAAACCTGTTCATGCGCCTGTGACCTCCCGTCTTAAGATGATGTCAAGGATGGATATAACAGAACGCCGCCGCCCACAAGACGGCAGAATCAAAACAACATATAAAAACAAAGAACTTGAACTTAGAGTTTCCACACTCCCTGTAGCATTCGGAGAAAAAATCGTAATTAGGATTTTTGACCCCGATGTTCTTATGCAGACGGTGGAAAATCTGGGTTTTTATCCAAAGGAGTATCAACAGTACAGTTCGTTTCTGAGCAGACCTAACGGTATAATTATGGTGACAGGCCCCACAGGAAGCGGTAAGACCACCACGTTGTACTCCTCGCTGAGGGCGCTTTCCTCACCTGAGGTCAACATCATAACGATAGAGGATCCGATAGAGATGGTGTTGGAGGAGTTTAACCAGGTGGGAGTACAGGCAGGTATTGGAGTAACGTTTGCTAATATTTTACGCACCGTACTTAGACAAGACCCTGACATCATAATGGTTGGTGAAATAAGAGACAAAGAGACCGCTGACAATGCCATTCAATCGGCCCTTACCGGGCATCTCGTACTTTCCACACTTCACACAAACGATGCTCCGTCAACAATAACCCGACTACTTGATTTGGGGATTCAGGCGTTTCTGATCTCATCAACTATAATTGGGGTAGTGGCTCAACGGCTTGTCCGTAAAATCTGTCAGCACTGTAAACGGGAAAGAAGGATGATTTCCGATGAGATAGACTACTTGCAGCTTAAACCCGGCAATTATTTGGTGCACTATGGCGAGGGCTGTGTCGAGTGCAGAGGAACAGGGTATATGGGGCGGACGGCAATATTTGAAATCATGGAATTAACCGAGAAATTTAAGCTGATTTTGACACCTAACGCAGACGCAGCAGACCTCTACAAAGCGGCAAGAGCAGACGGAATGGTAACGCTTCGGGAATCGGCTGTAAGAAAAATGCTTGACGGAGTTACAACCTACGAGGAGGTCGTTTCAATGACCGGGTGA
- a CDS encoding prephenate dehydrogenase/arogenate dehydrogenase family protein, with protein MDGKYKGLKGYSSLYFEKIAILGVGLMGASFAKAVRKLGITAKICGYGRNETTLAWAKENTIIDCYDTTLSGLAKGADLIILATPVGTFEKLAVEISPFLKQGAIVTDVGSVKGSLVYTLEGLMPKGVHFVGAHPIAGKDQSGMKASSDILYKGALCIVTPTDNTDLTALETVKALWSAIGCSVKTLTPEKHDEIFSSISHLPHIAAYAMINVIAEISDTFFEYAGKGFKDTTRIAGSSPDIWSDICLLNKENITSHIGIYIEKLNAILTHIKNSSKDGLIKEFDNARALRKKMNDCLHSNIEDCIDNV; from the coding sequence TTGGACGGGAAATATAAGGGACTTAAGGGTTATAGCTCATTGTATTTTGAAAAGATAGCAATCCTTGGCGTAGGGCTAATGGGCGCATCTTTTGCCAAAGCTGTCAGAAAACTTGGCATTACAGCTAAGATTTGCGGCTATGGCAGAAATGAAACCACTTTGGCGTGGGCTAAGGAAAACACTATTATAGACTGTTATGACACAACCTTAAGTGGATTGGCAAAGGGTGCTGACCTGATTATTCTTGCAACGCCTGTAGGAACGTTTGAGAAGCTGGCTGTTGAAATCAGCCCGTTTTTAAAGCAGGGCGCTATTGTCACCGATGTGGGTTCTGTTAAAGGTTCTCTGGTTTACACACTTGAGGGGCTAATGCCAAAGGGTGTGCACTTTGTAGGAGCGCACCCAATTGCAGGCAAAGACCAATCCGGCATGAAAGCCTCCTCTGACATACTCTATAAAGGTGCGCTCTGTATTGTAACCCCTACGGATAACACAGACCTAACTGCCCTTGAAACTGTAAAAGCCCTATGGAGTGCCATAGGCTGTTCAGTTAAAACCCTGACTCCTGAAAAGCATGATGAGATTTTCTCATCCATAAGTCACCTGCCTCACATCGCAGCCTATGCAATGATCAACGTCATAGCGGAAATTAGTGACACTTTTTTTGAATATGCTGGTAAAGGTTTTAAAGACACTACAAGGATAGCCGGAAGCTCTCCCGATATTTGGAGCGACATCTGTCTCCTGAACAAGGAAAATATTACATCTCACATAGGTATTTATATTGAAAAACTAAATGCAATACTAACTCATATAAAAAATTCCAGCAAAGACGGTCTTATTAAGGAATTTGACAATGCAAGAGCGTTAAGAAAAAAAATGAACGACTGTTTACACTCAAACATAGAGGACTGTATAGACAATGTCTGA
- a CDS encoding DUF3365 domain-containing protein: protein MKAADRYKLNYSYLLKIIVLVSVLWTIIVLASLARSIFDVHQDTMNSAKREAVTNFNKDVAFRNWASDRGGVYVSPDNSTPPSPYLTNVPDRDVVTNTGKKLTLMNPAYMLRHAMNEYSAVYGVQGRITSLKYLNPMNKPDEWEIRALRAFESGTKEVFEVSSINGEPHLRLMRPLFTKKSCLKCHGHQGYKEGDVRGV, encoded by the coding sequence ATGAAAGCAGCTGACAGATATAAGCTGAATTATTCATATCTTCTTAAAATCATAGTTTTAGTTTCTGTTCTTTGGACAATCATAGTATTGGCGTCACTTGCGAGGAGTATTTTTGATGTACATCAAGATACCATGAACTCCGCAAAGAGAGAGGCTGTAACAAACTTCAATAAAGACGTTGCGTTTAGGAATTGGGCTTCAGACCGTGGAGGCGTTTATGTTTCTCCAGATAACAGCACACCGCCAAGCCCCTATCTTACCAATGTCCCTGACAGAGATGTAGTAACAAATACCGGAAAGAAGTTAACGCTTATGAATCCTGCTTATATGTTACGGCATGCAATGAATGAGTACTCTGCAGTATATGGCGTACAAGGGCGTATCACTAGTCTTAAGTACTTAAACCCCATGAATAAACCTGACGAGTGGGAAATCAGAGCGCTGAGGGCATTTGAATCCGGCACGAAGGAGGTATTTGAGGTAAGCTCAATTAATGGCGAACCTCATTTGCGTCTCATGCGTCCTTTGTTTACAAAGAAAAGTTGCTTAAAATGCCATGGCCATCAGGGTTATAAAGAAGGTGATGTTCGGGGGGTATAG
- a CDS encoding response regulator — MERRSIILIALSHIVFLILGLAGAFVIYKKGKKLIIADEHHKEALKDSENRLRILNTDLQAQVLLETEKLRKAKELAEEANRAKSTFLANMSHEFRTPMNGIIGMTNLALDTLLDTEQREYLTIVKNSSKHLLDILNDVLDLSKIEAGKIELKNMDFDLITAIKTTVEPLAITARNKGLQMNVEISPDVPTALVGDVGLLRQVLVNLIGNSIKFTDKGKIELKVNMACPESDHTTDDKLQMLQFSVSDTGIGIPKEKQDIIFDTFTMLEDVTTKRFEGTGLGLAIVKKIVAMLKGEIWVESDLGKGSAFYFTAKFLKSLTTPATAQQSEKIEFKNKHILVVDSNVTTNQRIADMLKGEGFLVDTALSGYEASGKLTFSTVQYDIVILDFQLTDMDGFEFARNMKSMEKLSQVKVIMLVSAGLRGDDAQCRALGVSGYIVKPIYKSDLMDVLSMLAANWDNPEVPLLTRHKVLESRKSLNVLIVDDNVVNQTLAVKLLERHGVMPQVAGNGHEALKKLSKTSFDIVFMDVQMPEMDGIEATKLLRTADGCEINREVPVIAMTANALRGDRERYIEAGMNDYISKPLDADELYALVEKYSAYGQARLKALSSDNMSEQPIDMNRPAQRTSAISLNIEKLLKRVKNDEGIIRDMWQAFVEDAPVQTAFLKKLFEARNLGELKKQVHLIKGMSANVGATALKSEVFRMEIALSESNDMSEDETKIKTFVENIQLELDKVLKEINIYLLKPHGKMF; from the coding sequence ATGGAAAGACGTTCCATAATTCTTATTGCGTTGTCACACATTGTGTTTTTAATTTTAGGACTTGCCGGCGCATTTGTTATTTATAAAAAAGGCAAGAAGCTAATAATAGCAGATGAGCACCACAAGGAGGCATTGAAAGATAGTGAAAACCGTTTAAGAATCTTAAACACAGACCTTCAGGCACAGGTATTACTTGAAACTGAAAAACTACGCAAGGCAAAGGAGTTGGCAGAGGAGGCTAACAGGGCAAAAAGTACATTCTTAGCCAATATGAGTCATGAGTTCCGTACCCCTATGAACGGTATAATAGGAATGACTAATCTTGCGCTTGACACTCTGCTTGATACAGAGCAGAGAGAGTACCTTACCATAGTTAAGAACTCATCAAAGCATCTGCTTGATATTTTAAACGATGTATTGGATTTATCCAAAATAGAAGCCGGTAAGATTGAACTAAAGAACATGGATTTTGATTTGATTACTGCAATAAAAACCACTGTAGAGCCTTTAGCGATTACAGCGCGCAACAAAGGGCTGCAAATGAATGTAGAAATATCGCCGGATGTACCAACTGCATTAGTAGGAGACGTAGGACTTTTAAGACAGGTGTTAGTTAATCTAATAGGCAATTCGATAAAATTTACAGACAAGGGCAAAATAGAGTTAAAAGTGAACATGGCTTGTCCTGAGTCTGACCATACAACAGACGATAAATTACAGATGCTGCAATTTTCAGTGTCTGACACTGGGATAGGAATACCCAAAGAAAAACAGGACATAATTTTTGACACCTTTACCATGCTTGAGGATGTTACAACTAAGAGATTTGAAGGCACTGGGCTGGGGCTTGCCATAGTAAAAAAGATTGTTGCGATGCTTAAAGGTGAAATTTGGGTTGAAAGCGACTTAGGCAAGGGCAGTGCCTTTTATTTCACTGCTAAGTTTTTAAAATCGTTAACAACGCCTGCAACCGCCCAACAGTCAGAAAAGATTGAATTTAAGAATAAACACATACTGGTAGTGGACAGTAATGTTACAACAAACCAGAGAATCGCAGATATGCTAAAAGGGGAGGGGTTTTTAGTTGATACGGCATTAAGCGGTTACGAGGCATCAGGCAAACTTACTTTTTCAACTGTACAATATGATATAGTGATTTTAGATTTCCAACTGACAGACATGGATGGATTTGAGTTTGCAAGAAATATGAAATCCATGGAGAAGCTGTCACAGGTTAAGGTGATTATGTTGGTTAGTGCCGGCTTAAGAGGAGACGATGCACAGTGCCGTGCTCTTGGCGTCTCTGGTTATATTGTCAAACCAATCTACAAATCTGACTTAATGGACGTCCTGTCAATGCTGGCAGCTAACTGGGATAACCCTGAGGTGCCGTTATTGACTCGCCACAAGGTGCTGGAGTCACGAAAGTCTCTCAATGTATTGATAGTGGACGATAACGTGGTAAATCAAACGCTTGCAGTTAAATTGCTGGAAAGACATGGGGTTATGCCGCAAGTAGCAGGGAATGGACATGAAGCATTAAAAAAACTCTCTAAAACCAGTTTTGATATAGTTTTTATGGATGTACAGATGCCTGAGATGGATGGCATAGAAGCAACAAAACTTCTCAGAACTGCAGATGGCTGTGAGATTAATAGGGAAGTGCCTGTAATTGCGATGACTGCCAATGCTCTAAGAGGAGACAGAGAGCGCTACATTGAAGCTGGAATGAACGATTATATTTCAAAACCTCTGGATGCCGATGAGTTATATGCTTTAGTAGAAAAATATAGTGCCTACGGACAGGCAAGGCTGAAAGCATTGTCCTCTGATAATATGTCTGAACAACCTATCGATATGAACCGTCCAGCACAACGAACCTCAGCAATATCGCTAAATATAGAGAAACTGCTAAAGAGAGTTAAAAATGATGAGGGGATTATTAGAGACATGTGGCAGGCGTTTGTTGAAGATGCTCCAGTGCAGACAGCTTTTCTTAAAAAACTATTTGAGGCAAGGAATTTAGGGGAGTTGAAAAAGCAGGTTCATTTGATTAAGGGAATGTCTGCCAATGTTGGCGCAACGGCTCTTAAAAGCGAAGTCTTTAGAATGGAGATAGCTCTATCAGAAAGTAATGACATGTCTGAAGATGAGACAAAAATAAAAACTTTTGTAGAAAATATACAACTTGAATTAGATAAAGTTTTAAAGGAAATTAACATTTACCTTTTAAAACCGCATGGTAAGATGTTCTAA
- the pheA gene encoding prephenate dehydratase: MDNNILTPLREKIDVIDERILELLNDRAQIALEIAEIKKSHKLDFYNPKREQEILERLVKTNKGIFPNDTLKIIFKEVFCATLSLEKPLTVAYFGPQATYTHMATMRYFSSSCSYMPTGSIREVFEHVATGKAVFGVVPIENSNEGAINYTLDMFIDYDLSVYAEILMYVHHHLLSKCNERSEIKKIYSFPLVTAQCRKWLEANMLGVPIFEATSTAQAADTASGEEGAAAISSDLAAKIYNLNFIERNIENIKDNVTRFLVISKESQERTGHDKSLIMFSAKDQPGSLYEILTPFKKQNINLTMIESRPSKRKAWEYIFFAEFEGHIDDKKVKKALDAVKKRSTFLKILGSYPQVDTIEK, translated from the coding sequence ATGGATAACAATATATTAACGCCTTTAAGAGAGAAAATAGATGTAATTGACGAAAGGATTTTGGAGCTTCTGAATGACAGGGCTCAAATAGCGCTTGAAATTGCAGAAATAAAGAAAAGTCACAAGCTTGATTTCTATAATCCCAAAAGAGAGCAGGAAATCCTTGAGCGGCTTGTAAAAACAAACAAAGGAATCTTCCCTAACGATACCCTTAAGATAATATTCAAAGAAGTGTTCTGTGCGACCCTCTCTTTGGAAAAGCCGCTGACTGTAGCGTACTTCGGCCCGCAGGCCACCTACACCCATATGGCCACAATGAGATATTTTAGCTCCTCGTGCTCATACATGCCAACAGGCAGCATAAGGGAGGTGTTTGAACACGTAGCCACAGGAAAGGCTGTCTTTGGCGTTGTGCCAATTGAGAATTCCAACGAGGGCGCTATAAACTACACTCTTGACATGTTTATTGATTACGATCTCAGTGTTTATGCCGAGATTCTTATGTACGTTCACCATCACCTGCTGTCTAAGTGCAACGAAAGGTCTGAGATAAAGAAAATTTACTCATTCCCACTTGTGACGGCACAGTGCAGAAAGTGGCTTGAGGCAAACATGCTCGGAGTTCCTATTTTTGAAGCCACAAGCACGGCTCAGGCTGCTGACACCGCAAGTGGTGAGGAGGGAGCTGCCGCAATCAGCAGCGATCTTGCTGCTAAAATCTATAATCTAAACTTTATTGAAAGAAATATTGAAAATATTAAAGACAACGTGACACGGTTTCTTGTAATTTCAAAAGAATCTCAGGAGCGTACAGGTCATGACAAGTCTCTAATCATGTTTTCCGCCAAAGACCAGCCTGGCTCTCTCTACGAGATTCTAACCCCGTTTAAAAAACAAAACATAAACCTCACCATGATAGAGTCCCGACCCTCTAAGAGAAAGGCATGGGAGTACATATTTTTTGCTGAGTTTGAGGGACACATTGACGATAAGAAAGTCAAGAAAGCACTCGATGCCGTTAAAAAACGAAGCACTTTTTTGAAGATTTTAGGGTCGTATCCCCAGGTGGATACGATTGAAAAATAG
- a CDS encoding histidinol-phosphate transaminase: protein MIKAPRHITEINPYVPGKPIEELERELGIKGSIKLASNENPLGPSPHAVAEAQKVIASVNRYPDGGSYRLISALSAHLNVRQEEIIIGHGSNELLDIAARTFMLPGDEAVMGHPSFVVYPNSTQKVNGVPVKVALTSDKRHDLRAMADKITPKTKIVFIANPNNPTGTIVTTDEFDAFMDSIRDDILVVIDEAYFEYVTDTMYADSMKHFRGGKTVLILRTFSKIYGLAGLRIGYGVANPKIIAEMNKVREPFNTNSLAQAGAVAALTDTEHVTRSVALNEAGKAFLYEELTKMNLDFTKTHANFIYIDIKKDAKEVYKKMLQKGMIVRPMGENALRVTVGLPKENETFIRIFKEVI from the coding sequence TTGATTAAAGCGCCTAGACATATAACAGAGATTAATCCCTACGTGCCTGGAAAACCAATAGAGGAGCTTGAAAGAGAGCTGGGAATCAAAGGCTCTATTAAACTGGCTTCAAATGAAAACCCGCTGGGGCCGTCTCCACATGCAGTAGCTGAAGCACAAAAGGTTATTGCCTCCGTAAACCGTTACCCGGATGGCGGCAGTTACCGCTTGATTTCTGCGCTGTCTGCCCATCTAAACGTCAGGCAGGAGGAGATAATAATTGGACACGGTTCAAACGAACTGCTGGATATTGCAGCACGAACCTTCATGCTGCCCGGGGATGAGGCTGTAATGGGACACCCGTCCTTTGTTGTTTATCCAAATTCCACGCAGAAAGTTAACGGCGTGCCTGTTAAGGTTGCTCTCACCTCAGACAAGCGTCATGATCTCAGGGCAATGGCTGATAAAATTACCCCTAAAACGAAAATCGTGTTTATCGCAAACCCCAATAACCCTACCGGCACAATTGTAACCACAGATGAGTTTGACGCCTTTATGGATAGCATCAGAGACGATATTCTTGTAGTCATTGATGAGGCCTATTTTGAATACGTAACAGATACCATGTATGCCGACAGCATGAAACATTTCAGAGGCGGCAAGACCGTTTTGATACTGAGGACGTTTTCAAAAATCTATGGGCTGGCTGGGCTTAGAATCGGCTATGGCGTTGCAAACCCTAAGATAATAGCCGAGATGAACAAAGTCAGAGAGCCGTTTAATACTAACTCATTGGCACAGGCTGGCGCAGTTGCCGCCCTTACCGATACCGAACACGTTACACGCTCGGTAGCCTTAAATGAGGCAGGGAAAGCGTTTCTTTATGAAGAGCTAACGAAAATGAACTTGGATTTCACTAAAACACACGCTAATTTCATATATATAGACATAAAAAAAGATGCGAAAGAGGTATATAAAAAAATGCTGCAAAAAGGTATGATAGTACGCCCTATGGGTGAAAATGCACTAAGGGTAACAGTGGGATTACCAAAAGAAAATGAAACTTTCATTAGAATATTCAAGGAGGTTATATAA
- a CDS encoding response regulator has product MRILVADDDFASRTMLQRFLEDYGDVDVVVNGAEAVTAFTLALDNNQPYGLVCLDVMMPEMDGVTALGRIRIKEKSMKVASDKEVKIIMTTSLEFYKDSLTIGHKHLVRCNDYITKPIDLDKLAEILEKYGFSK; this is encoded by the coding sequence GTGAGAATATTGGTAGCGGATGACGATTTTGCAAGCCGCACAATGTTGCAGCGTTTTTTAGAGGATTACGGCGATGTAGATGTCGTAGTAAACGGCGCTGAAGCGGTTACCGCTTTCACACTTGCTTTGGATAATAATCAACCCTATGGTCTCGTTTGTCTTGATGTTATGATGCCTGAGATGGATGGCGTTACAGCATTGGGGAGGATTCGGATTAAAGAAAAATCAATGAAAGTTGCATCAGACAAAGAAGTCAAAATTATTATGACCACATCGTTGGAATTTTATAAAGACAGCCTAACTATCGGTCATAAGCATCTTGTCAGGTGTAATGATTATATTACAAAACCGATTGATTTAGATAAGTTGGCTGAAATACTTGAAAAATATGGGTTCTCTAAATAA
- the aroF gene encoding 3-deoxy-7-phosphoheptulonate synthase: MDIIVLKKTATQDSMDNLIKKVESKGLSVNISKGTERTVLGVIGDTSKFSDDEVNAIRSMHGVEDVMRIVKPYKLASRDFKKENTVIDVRGIKIGGNKVPVIAGPCAIEGRDILINIAQLVKQAGASFIRGGAYKPRTSPYTFQGMGEEGLEILAEAREKTGMPIVTELMDPRDLPTMQKYTDIIQIGTRNMQNFRLLLEVGSCDKPVLLKRGLSATIKEWLMAAEYIMSRGNHNVILCERGIRTFETTTRNTLDLSCVPVLKQLTHLPIIVDPSHAVGRWDLVSPMSLAAVAAGTDGLIIEVHTNPEEAFSDGEQSLRPEVFSAMMQQLKPIAAAVGREI, translated from the coding sequence ATGGACATTATCGTATTAAAAAAGACTGCTACACAGGATTCCATGGACAACTTAATAAAGAAAGTTGAAAGTAAGGGATTGTCAGTGAACATCTCAAAGGGTACTGAGCGAACAGTTTTAGGAGTAATAGGGGACACGTCAAAGTTTTCCGACGATGAGGTCAACGCTATCCGCTCCATGCACGGGGTTGAAGACGTTATGCGCATCGTTAAACCCTATAAGCTTGCCAGCCGTGACTTTAAGAAAGAAAACACGGTAATAGACGTTCGGGGGATAAAAATCGGCGGTAACAAAGTGCCGGTTATTGCAGGGCCCTGTGCCATAGAAGGCCGTGATATATTAATTAACATAGCGCAACTGGTAAAACAGGCAGGGGCCTCCTTTATAAGAGGGGGCGCTTACAAGCCGCGCACGTCGCCCTATACGTTTCAAGGAATGGGAGAAGAAGGGCTTGAGATTTTAGCCGAAGCTCGTGAAAAAACCGGAATGCCGATTGTGACAGAACTGATGGATCCCAGAGACCTGCCCACTATGCAGAAATACACCGACATAATACAGATAGGTACCAGAAATATGCAGAATTTCCGCCTCCTTCTTGAGGTTGGCTCATGCGATAAACCGGTGCTGCTAAAACGCGGCCTCAGTGCCACAATAAAAGAGTGGCTCATGGCTGCCGAGTACATAATGTCGCGCGGTAACCATAACGTGATACTTTGTGAAAGAGGCATCAGGACATTTGAGACGACAACAAGAAACACGCTGGATTTAAGCTGTGTGCCGGTGCTTAAGCAGTTAACCCATCTTCCGATTATTGTTGACCCCTCTCATGCAGTAGGACGTTGGGACTTGGTGTCTCCAATGTCACTGGCAGCAGTAGCCGCAGGAACAGATGGTCTTATAATTGAGGTTCACACAAACCCTGAGGAGGCATTCTCTGACGGTGAGCAATCACTAAGACCGGAGGTCTTTAGTGCCATGATGCAGCAGCTAAAACCAATAGCCGCAGCTGTTGGACGGGAAATATAA